A single window of Channa argus isolate prfri chromosome 2, Channa argus male v1.0, whole genome shotgun sequence DNA harbors:
- the LOC137107684 gene encoding serine/threonine-protein kinase BRSK2-like isoform X6 yields MSSSVKEGNSGHYANYVGPYRLEKTLGKGQTGLVKLGIHCVTCQKVAIKIVNREKLSESVLMKVEREIAILKLIEHPHVLKLHDVYENKKYLYLVLEHVSGGELFDYLVKKGRLTPKEARKFFRQIISALDFCHSHSICHRDLKPENLLLDEKNNIRIADFGMASLQVGDSLLETSCGSPHYACPEVIRGEKYDGRRADAWSCGVILFALLVGALPFDDDNLRNLLEKVKLGVFHMPHFIPPDCQNLLRGMIEVDPGKRLTLEQIQKHTWYLAGKNEPEPEQPVPRKVAIRMLASAEEIDPDVLESMHSLGCFRDKDKLSKDLLSEDDNQEKMIYFLLLDRKERYPSQEDQNLPPRNEIDPPRKRVDSPMLSRHGKRRPERKSMEVLSVTEGGSPVPVRRAIDMATHGQSKSVFSKSLDITNANCSKEERSRSISGASSGLSTSPLSSPRVTPHPSPRGSPLPTPKGTPVHTPKDSPAGTPSPTPPPSPSIGGMPWRTRLNSIKNSFLGSPRFHRRKMQVPTQEDMSSLTPDSSPELAKKSWFGNFINLEKEEQIFIVIRDKPLSSIKADIVHAFLSIPSLSHSVISQTSFRAEYKSTAGPTVFQKPVKFQVDITYTESTGATKENGIYSVTFTLLSGPSRRFKRVVETIQAQLLSSNDQPGIQPQISDGSQRSASLPSKSSKRGSPLSNFFDVIKQLFSDEKNVQASHSPGAPVTPSSPAKHAPTSKPNQPLPNDSKCPSSKDKTKMAASNRTQEQP; encoded by the exons GTGGAGCGGGAGATAGCCATTCTGAAACTCATCGAACACCCCCACGTTTTAAAGCTGCACGACGTCTACGAAAACAAGAAATACCT GTATCTGGTGCTAGAGCACGTGTCCGGCGGGGAGCTGTTTGACTACCTGGTGAAGAAAGGCCGGTTAACACCCAAAGAGGCCAGAAAGTTCTTCAGACAGATCATCTCAGCCCTGGACTTCTGCCACAGCCACTCCATATG CCACAGAGATTTGAAACCTGAGAACTTGTTGTTGGACGAGAAGAACAACATCAGGATAGCAGACTTTGGCATGGCGTCTCTGCAGGTCGGGGACAGTCTGCTGGAGACCAGCTGCGG GTCTCCACACTACGCCTGCCCAGAGGTCATCAGG gGGGAGAAGTATGACGGGAGGAGAGCAGATGCATGGAGCTGTGGAGTCATCCTGTTTGCACTTTTAGTG GGCGCTCTGCCTTTTGATGACGACAACCTGAGGAATCTTCTGGAGAAGGTGAAGCTGGGAGTTTTCCACATGCCCCACTTCATCCCTCCGGACTGTCAGAACCTGCTGCGCGGAATGATTGAAGTGGACCCTGGCAAACGGCTCACA TTGGAGCAGATCCAGAAACATACATGGTACCT AGCTGGGAAAAACGAGCCTGAGCCCGAGCAGCCCGTCCCAAGGAAGGTGGCCATCAGGATGCTGGCTTCAGCAGAGGAGATCGACCCTGATGTGCTGGAGAGCATGCACTCTCTGGGCTGCTTCAGAGACAAGGACAAACTGAGCAAAGACCTGCTGTCTGAGGA TGACAACCAGGAAAAGATGATCTACTTCCTTCTGCTGGACCGTAAGGAGAGATACCCGAGCCAAGAAGACCAGAACCTCCCGCCAAGAAACGAGATCG ATCCTCCTAGGAAGCGCGTGGACTCGCCCATGCTGAGCCGTCACGGGAAGCGCAGACCTGAGCGGAAGTCCATGGAGGTGCTGAGCGTCACGGAGGGGGGGTCTCCCGTGCCGGTGCGACGAGCCATCGACATGGCAACCCACGGTCAGAG caaatctGTGTTCAGTAAAAGCTTGGATATCACAAACGCTAACTGCAGCAAGGAGGAAAG aTCACGGTCGATCAGCGGAGCCTCCTCCGGTCTGTCCACCAGTCCCCTCAGCAGTCCCCGG GTGACTCCCCACCCCTCCCCCAGAGGGAGCCCTCTCCCCACCCCCAAAGGCACCCCGGTGCACACGCCCAAGGACAGCCCGGCCGGCACGCCCAGCCCGACGCCACCGCCAAGCCCCTCCATTGGCGGGATGCCTTGGAGGACGCGCCTCAACTCCATCAAGAACAGTTTCCTGGGCTCACCGCGCTTCCACCGCAGGAAAATGCAAG TTCCCACCCAGGAAGACATGTCCAGTCTCACTCCGGACTCTTCTCCAGA ACTGGCTAAAAAGTCGTGGTTCGGCAACTTCATCAACCTGGAGAAGGAGGAGCAGATCTTCATCGTGATCAGAGACAAACCTCTGAGCTCCATAAAGGCCGACATCGTTCACGCCTTCCTCTCC ATCCCCAGTCTGAGCCACAGCGTCATCTCTCAGACCAGCTTCCGAGCCGAGTACAAGTCCACGGCCGGCCCGACAGTTTTCCAGAAGCCGGTGAAGTTCCAGGTGGACATCACCTACACCGAGAGCACCGGCGCCACCAAGGAAAACGGCATCTACTCCGTCACATTCACGCTGCTCTCAG GTCCCAGCCGACGTTTCAAGCGCGTGGTGGAGACCATCCAGGCTCAGCTGCTCAGCTCCAATGACCAGCCCGGCATCCAGCCCCAGATATCTG ATGGCTCTCAGCGCTCTGCCTCTTTGCCCAGTAAATCCTCCAAACGTG GCAGCCCGTTGAGTAACTTCTTTGACGTaattaaacagcttttttcagACGAGAAGAACGTCCAAGCGTCCCACTCCCCCGGCGCCCCCGTCACGCCTAGCTCCCCCGCCAAGCATGCCCCCACCAGCAAGCCCAACCAGCCCCTGCCCAATGACTCTAAATGTCCCTccagcaaagacaaaacaaagatggcTGCCAGCAACAGGACGCAGGAACAACCTTAA
- the LOC137107684 gene encoding serine/threonine-protein kinase BRSK2-like isoform X11, with the protein MSSSVKEGNSGHYANYVGPYRLEKTLGKGQTGLVKLGIHCVTCQKVAIKIVNREKLSESVLMKVEREIAILKLIEHPHVLKLHDVYENKKYLYLVLEHVSGGELFDYLVKKGRLTPKEARKFFRQIISALDFCHSHSICHRDLKPENLLLDEKNNIRIADFGMASLQVGDSLLETSCGSPHYACPEVIRGEKYDGRRADAWSCGVILFALLVGALPFDDDNLRNLLEKVKLGVFHMPHFIPPDCQNLLRGMIEVDPGKRLTLEQIQKHTWYLAGKNEPEPEQPVPRKVAIRMLASAEEIDPDVLESMHSLGCFRDKDKLSKDLLSEDDNQEKMIYFLLLDRKERYPSQEDQNLPPRNEIADPPRKRVDSPMLSRHGKRRPERKSMEVLSVTEGGSPVPVRRAIDMATHGQSKSVFSKSLDITNANCSKEERSRSISGASSGLSTSPLSSPRVTPHPSPRGSPLPTPKGTPVHTPKDSPAGTPSPTPPPSPSIGGMPWRTRLNSIKNSFLGSPRFHRRKMQVPTQEDMSSLTPDSSPELAKKSWFGNFINLEKEEQIFIVIRDKPLSSIKADIVHAFLSIPSLSHSVISQTSFRAEYKSTAGPTVFQKPVKFQVDITYTESTGATKENGIYSVTFTLLSGPSRRFKRVVETIQAQLLSSNDQPGIQPQISGIIHNSY; encoded by the exons GTGGAGCGGGAGATAGCCATTCTGAAACTCATCGAACACCCCCACGTTTTAAAGCTGCACGACGTCTACGAAAACAAGAAATACCT GTATCTGGTGCTAGAGCACGTGTCCGGCGGGGAGCTGTTTGACTACCTGGTGAAGAAAGGCCGGTTAACACCCAAAGAGGCCAGAAAGTTCTTCAGACAGATCATCTCAGCCCTGGACTTCTGCCACAGCCACTCCATATG CCACAGAGATTTGAAACCTGAGAACTTGTTGTTGGACGAGAAGAACAACATCAGGATAGCAGACTTTGGCATGGCGTCTCTGCAGGTCGGGGACAGTCTGCTGGAGACCAGCTGCGG GTCTCCACACTACGCCTGCCCAGAGGTCATCAGG gGGGAGAAGTATGACGGGAGGAGAGCAGATGCATGGAGCTGTGGAGTCATCCTGTTTGCACTTTTAGTG GGCGCTCTGCCTTTTGATGACGACAACCTGAGGAATCTTCTGGAGAAGGTGAAGCTGGGAGTTTTCCACATGCCCCACTTCATCCCTCCGGACTGTCAGAACCTGCTGCGCGGAATGATTGAAGTGGACCCTGGCAAACGGCTCACA TTGGAGCAGATCCAGAAACATACATGGTACCT AGCTGGGAAAAACGAGCCTGAGCCCGAGCAGCCCGTCCCAAGGAAGGTGGCCATCAGGATGCTGGCTTCAGCAGAGGAGATCGACCCTGATGTGCTGGAGAGCATGCACTCTCTGGGCTGCTTCAGAGACAAGGACAAACTGAGCAAAGACCTGCTGTCTGAGGA TGACAACCAGGAAAAGATGATCTACTTCCTTCTGCTGGACCGTAAGGAGAGATACCCGAGCCAAGAAGACCAGAACCTCCCGCCAAGAAACGAGATCG CAGATCCTCCTAGGAAGCGCGTGGACTCGCCCATGCTGAGCCGTCACGGGAAGCGCAGACCTGAGCGGAAGTCCATGGAGGTGCTGAGCGTCACGGAGGGGGGGTCTCCCGTGCCGGTGCGACGAGCCATCGACATGGCAACCCACGGTCAGAG caaatctGTGTTCAGTAAAAGCTTGGATATCACAAACGCTAACTGCAGCAAGGAGGAAAG aTCACGGTCGATCAGCGGAGCCTCCTCCGGTCTGTCCACCAGTCCCCTCAGCAGTCCCCGG GTGACTCCCCACCCCTCCCCCAGAGGGAGCCCTCTCCCCACCCCCAAAGGCACCCCGGTGCACACGCCCAAGGACAGCCCGGCCGGCACGCCCAGCCCGACGCCACCGCCAAGCCCCTCCATTGGCGGGATGCCTTGGAGGACGCGCCTCAACTCCATCAAGAACAGTTTCCTGGGCTCACCGCGCTTCCACCGCAGGAAAATGCAAG TTCCCACCCAGGAAGACATGTCCAGTCTCACTCCGGACTCTTCTCCAGA ACTGGCTAAAAAGTCGTGGTTCGGCAACTTCATCAACCTGGAGAAGGAGGAGCAGATCTTCATCGTGATCAGAGACAAACCTCTGAGCTCCATAAAGGCCGACATCGTTCACGCCTTCCTCTCC ATCCCCAGTCTGAGCCACAGCGTCATCTCTCAGACCAGCTTCCGAGCCGAGTACAAGTCCACGGCCGGCCCGACAGTTTTCCAGAAGCCGGTGAAGTTCCAGGTGGACATCACCTACACCGAGAGCACCGGCGCCACCAAGGAAAACGGCATCTACTCCGTCACATTCACGCTGCTCTCAG GTCCCAGCCGACGTTTCAAGCGCGTGGTGGAGACCATCCAGGCTCAGCTGCTCAGCTCCAATGACCAGCCCGGCATCCAGCCCCAGATATCTG GGATCATCCATAATAGCTATTAA
- the LOC137107684 gene encoding serine/threonine-protein kinase BRSK2-like isoform X7 — MSSSVKEGNSGHYANYVGPYRLEKTLGKGQTGLVKLGIHCVTCQKVAIKIVNREKLSESVLMKVEREIAILKLIEHPHVLKLHDVYENKKYLYLVLEHVSGGELFDYLVKKGRLTPKEARKFFRQIISALDFCHSHSICHRDLKPENLLLDEKNNIRIADFGMASLQVGDSLLETSCGSPHYACPEVIRGEKYDGRRADAWSCGVILFALLVGALPFDDDNLRNLLEKVKLGVFHMPHFIPPDCQNLLRGMIEVDPGKRLTLEQIQKHTWYLAGKNEPEPEQPVPRKVAIRMLASAEEIDPDVLESMHSLGCFRDKDKLSKDLLSEDDNQEKMIYFLLLDRKERYPSQEDQNLPPRNEIADPPRKRVDSPMLSRHGKRRPERKSMEVLSVTEGGSPVPVRRAIDMATHGQSKSVFSKSLDITNANCSKEERSRSISGASSGLSTSPLSSPRVTPHPSPRGSPLPTPKGTPVHTPKDSPAGTPSPTPPPSPSIGGMPWRTRLNSIKNSFLGSPRFHRRKMQVPTQEDMSSLTPDSSPELAKKSWFGNFINLEKEEQIFIVIRDKPLSSIKADIVHAFLSIPSLSHSVISQTSFRAEYKSTAGPTVFQKPVKFQVDITYTESTGATKENGIYSVTFTLLSGPSRRFKRVVETIQAQLLSSNDQPGIQPQISDGSQRSASLPSKSSKRSPLSNFFDVIKQLFSDEKNVQASHSPGAPVTPSSPAKHAPTSKPNQPLPNDSKCPSSKDKTKMAASNRTQEQP, encoded by the exons GTGGAGCGGGAGATAGCCATTCTGAAACTCATCGAACACCCCCACGTTTTAAAGCTGCACGACGTCTACGAAAACAAGAAATACCT GTATCTGGTGCTAGAGCACGTGTCCGGCGGGGAGCTGTTTGACTACCTGGTGAAGAAAGGCCGGTTAACACCCAAAGAGGCCAGAAAGTTCTTCAGACAGATCATCTCAGCCCTGGACTTCTGCCACAGCCACTCCATATG CCACAGAGATTTGAAACCTGAGAACTTGTTGTTGGACGAGAAGAACAACATCAGGATAGCAGACTTTGGCATGGCGTCTCTGCAGGTCGGGGACAGTCTGCTGGAGACCAGCTGCGG GTCTCCACACTACGCCTGCCCAGAGGTCATCAGG gGGGAGAAGTATGACGGGAGGAGAGCAGATGCATGGAGCTGTGGAGTCATCCTGTTTGCACTTTTAGTG GGCGCTCTGCCTTTTGATGACGACAACCTGAGGAATCTTCTGGAGAAGGTGAAGCTGGGAGTTTTCCACATGCCCCACTTCATCCCTCCGGACTGTCAGAACCTGCTGCGCGGAATGATTGAAGTGGACCCTGGCAAACGGCTCACA TTGGAGCAGATCCAGAAACATACATGGTACCT AGCTGGGAAAAACGAGCCTGAGCCCGAGCAGCCCGTCCCAAGGAAGGTGGCCATCAGGATGCTGGCTTCAGCAGAGGAGATCGACCCTGATGTGCTGGAGAGCATGCACTCTCTGGGCTGCTTCAGAGACAAGGACAAACTGAGCAAAGACCTGCTGTCTGAGGA TGACAACCAGGAAAAGATGATCTACTTCCTTCTGCTGGACCGTAAGGAGAGATACCCGAGCCAAGAAGACCAGAACCTCCCGCCAAGAAACGAGATCG CAGATCCTCCTAGGAAGCGCGTGGACTCGCCCATGCTGAGCCGTCACGGGAAGCGCAGACCTGAGCGGAAGTCCATGGAGGTGCTGAGCGTCACGGAGGGGGGGTCTCCCGTGCCGGTGCGACGAGCCATCGACATGGCAACCCACGGTCAGAG caaatctGTGTTCAGTAAAAGCTTGGATATCACAAACGCTAACTGCAGCAAGGAGGAAAG aTCACGGTCGATCAGCGGAGCCTCCTCCGGTCTGTCCACCAGTCCCCTCAGCAGTCCCCGG GTGACTCCCCACCCCTCCCCCAGAGGGAGCCCTCTCCCCACCCCCAAAGGCACCCCGGTGCACACGCCCAAGGACAGCCCGGCCGGCACGCCCAGCCCGACGCCACCGCCAAGCCCCTCCATTGGCGGGATGCCTTGGAGGACGCGCCTCAACTCCATCAAGAACAGTTTCCTGGGCTCACCGCGCTTCCACCGCAGGAAAATGCAAG TTCCCACCCAGGAAGACATGTCCAGTCTCACTCCGGACTCTTCTCCAGA ACTGGCTAAAAAGTCGTGGTTCGGCAACTTCATCAACCTGGAGAAGGAGGAGCAGATCTTCATCGTGATCAGAGACAAACCTCTGAGCTCCATAAAGGCCGACATCGTTCACGCCTTCCTCTCC ATCCCCAGTCTGAGCCACAGCGTCATCTCTCAGACCAGCTTCCGAGCCGAGTACAAGTCCACGGCCGGCCCGACAGTTTTCCAGAAGCCGGTGAAGTTCCAGGTGGACATCACCTACACCGAGAGCACCGGCGCCACCAAGGAAAACGGCATCTACTCCGTCACATTCACGCTGCTCTCAG GTCCCAGCCGACGTTTCAAGCGCGTGGTGGAGACCATCCAGGCTCAGCTGCTCAGCTCCAATGACCAGCCCGGCATCCAGCCCCAGATATCTG ATGGCTCTCAGCGCTCTGCCTCTTTGCCCAGTAAATCCTCCAAAC GCAGCCCGTTGAGTAACTTCTTTGACGTaattaaacagcttttttcagACGAGAAGAACGTCCAAGCGTCCCACTCCCCCGGCGCCCCCGTCACGCCTAGCTCCCCCGCCAAGCATGCCCCCACCAGCAAGCCCAACCAGCCCCTGCCCAATGACTCTAAATGTCCCTccagcaaagacaaaacaaagatggcTGCCAGCAACAGGACGCAGGAACAACCTTAA
- the LOC137107684 gene encoding serine/threonine-protein kinase BRSK2-like isoform X4, which yields MMDGFQLSSSKDSPGLVKLGIHCVTCQKVAIKIVNREKLSESVLMKVEREIAILKLIEHPHVLKLHDVYENKKYLYLVLEHVSGGELFDYLVKKGRLTPKEARKFFRQIISALDFCHSHSICHRDLKPENLLLDEKNNIRIADFGMASLQVGDSLLETSCGSPHYACPEVIRGEKYDGRRADAWSCGVILFALLVGALPFDDDNLRNLLEKVKLGVFHMPHFIPPDCQNLLRGMIEVDPGKRLTLEQIQKHTWYLAGKNEPEPEQPVPRKVAIRMLASAEEIDPDVLESMHSLGCFRDKDKLSKDLLSEDDNQEKMIYFLLLDRKERYPSQEDQNLPPRNEIADPPRKRVDSPMLSRHGKRRPERKSMEVLSVTEGGSPVPVRRAIDMATHGQSKSVFSKSLDITNANCSKEERSRSISGASSGLSTSPLSSPRPTRRFFIPPQSPDLCQSPNRSPIHSPEVRLNGVGPRTPNSFQPKMGSPLMHPRTQTLPAKPKVSEKPLQTTRSNPLPNTAQSPTTPKSEPNTPSQALAPSVPNSPRVRRHPPLTVPPKLSIPLSPVPPMSPLRRHHLHPDHNGKSVPITQVTPHPSPRGSPLPTPKGTPVHTPKDSPAGTPSPTPPPSPSIGGMPWRTRLNSIKNSFLGSPRFHRRKMQVPTQEDMSSLTPDSSPELAKKSWFGNFINLEKEEQIFIVIRDKPLSSIKADIVHAFLSIPSLSHSVISQTSFRAEYKSTAGPTVFQKPVKFQVDITYTESTGATKENGIYSVTFTLLSGPSRRFKRVVETIQAQLLSSNDQPGIQPQISGSPLSNFFDVIKQLFSDEKNVQASHSPGAPVTPSSPAKHAPTSKPNQPLPNDSKCPSSKDKTKMAASNRTQEQP from the exons GTGGAGCGGGAGATAGCCATTCTGAAACTCATCGAACACCCCCACGTTTTAAAGCTGCACGACGTCTACGAAAACAAGAAATACCT GTATCTGGTGCTAGAGCACGTGTCCGGCGGGGAGCTGTTTGACTACCTGGTGAAGAAAGGCCGGTTAACACCCAAAGAGGCCAGAAAGTTCTTCAGACAGATCATCTCAGCCCTGGACTTCTGCCACAGCCACTCCATATG CCACAGAGATTTGAAACCTGAGAACTTGTTGTTGGACGAGAAGAACAACATCAGGATAGCAGACTTTGGCATGGCGTCTCTGCAGGTCGGGGACAGTCTGCTGGAGACCAGCTGCGG GTCTCCACACTACGCCTGCCCAGAGGTCATCAGG gGGGAGAAGTATGACGGGAGGAGAGCAGATGCATGGAGCTGTGGAGTCATCCTGTTTGCACTTTTAGTG GGCGCTCTGCCTTTTGATGACGACAACCTGAGGAATCTTCTGGAGAAGGTGAAGCTGGGAGTTTTCCACATGCCCCACTTCATCCCTCCGGACTGTCAGAACCTGCTGCGCGGAATGATTGAAGTGGACCCTGGCAAACGGCTCACA TTGGAGCAGATCCAGAAACATACATGGTACCT AGCTGGGAAAAACGAGCCTGAGCCCGAGCAGCCCGTCCCAAGGAAGGTGGCCATCAGGATGCTGGCTTCAGCAGAGGAGATCGACCCTGATGTGCTGGAGAGCATGCACTCTCTGGGCTGCTTCAGAGACAAGGACAAACTGAGCAAAGACCTGCTGTCTGAGGA TGACAACCAGGAAAAGATGATCTACTTCCTTCTGCTGGACCGTAAGGAGAGATACCCGAGCCAAGAAGACCAGAACCTCCCGCCAAGAAACGAGATCG CAGATCCTCCTAGGAAGCGCGTGGACTCGCCCATGCTGAGCCGTCACGGGAAGCGCAGACCTGAGCGGAAGTCCATGGAGGTGCTGAGCGTCACGGAGGGGGGGTCTCCCGTGCCGGTGCGACGAGCCATCGACATGGCAACCCACGGTCAGAG caaatctGTGTTCAGTAAAAGCTTGGATATCACAAACGCTAACTGCAGCAAGGAGGAAAG aTCACGGTCGATCAGCGGAGCCTCCTCCGGTCTGTCCACCAGTCCCCTCAGCAGTCCCCGG CCCACTCGGCGGTTTTTCATCCCGCCCCAGTCCCCAGACCTGTGTCAGTCCCCAAACCGCAGCCCCATCCACTCCCCTGAGGTCCGTCTGAATGGGGTGGGGCCCCGCACGCCCAACTCCTTCCAGCCAAAGATGGGGTCTCCCCTCATGCACCCCCGCACACAGACCCTCCCCGCCAAGCCTAAAGTATCTGAGAAGCCTCTGCAGACCACCAGGTCCAACCCTCTCCCTAACACAGCCCAGAGCCCCACCACCCCAAAATCTGAGCCGAACACACCCAGCCAGGCTCTGGCTCCCTCTGTCCCCAACAGCCCGAGGGTGAGGCGCCACCCTCCCCTCACCGTCCCCCCAAAACTTTCCATTCCCCTGTCCCCTGTGCCTCCAATGTCGCCCCTCCGCCGCCACCACCTCCACCCTGACCACAACGGCAAATCTGTCCCCATCACACAGGTGACTCCCCACCCCTCCCCCAGAGGGAGCCCTCTCCCCACCCCCAAAGGCACCCCGGTGCACACGCCCAAGGACAGCCCGGCCGGCACGCCCAGCCCGACGCCACCGCCAAGCCCCTCCATTGGCGGGATGCCTTGGAGGACGCGCCTCAACTCCATCAAGAACAGTTTCCTGGGCTCACCGCGCTTCCACCGCAGGAAAATGCAAG TTCCCACCCAGGAAGACATGTCCAGTCTCACTCCGGACTCTTCTCCAGA ACTGGCTAAAAAGTCGTGGTTCGGCAACTTCATCAACCTGGAGAAGGAGGAGCAGATCTTCATCGTGATCAGAGACAAACCTCTGAGCTCCATAAAGGCCGACATCGTTCACGCCTTCCTCTCC ATCCCCAGTCTGAGCCACAGCGTCATCTCTCAGACCAGCTTCCGAGCCGAGTACAAGTCCACGGCCGGCCCGACAGTTTTCCAGAAGCCGGTGAAGTTCCAGGTGGACATCACCTACACCGAGAGCACCGGCGCCACCAAGGAAAACGGCATCTACTCCGTCACATTCACGCTGCTCTCAG GTCCCAGCCGACGTTTCAAGCGCGTGGTGGAGACCATCCAGGCTCAGCTGCTCAGCTCCAATGACCAGCCCGGCATCCAGCCCCAGATATCTG GCAGCCCGTTGAGTAACTTCTTTGACGTaattaaacagcttttttcagACGAGAAGAACGTCCAAGCGTCCCACTCCCCCGGCGCCCCCGTCACGCCTAGCTCCCCCGCCAAGCATGCCCCCACCAGCAAGCCCAACCAGCCCCTGCCCAATGACTCTAAATGTCCCTccagcaaagacaaaacaaagatggcTGCCAGCAACAGGACGCAGGAACAACCTTAA
- the LOC137107684 gene encoding serine/threonine-protein kinase BRSK2-like isoform X8 produces MSSSVKEGNSGHYANYVGPYRLEKTLGKGQTGLVKLGIHCVTCQKVAIKIVNREKLSESVLMKVEREIAILKLIEHPHVLKLHDVYENKKYLYLVLEHVSGGELFDYLVKKGRLTPKEARKFFRQIISALDFCHSHSICHRDLKPENLLLDEKNNIRIADFGMASLQVGDSLLETSCGSPHYACPEVIRGEKYDGRRADAWSCGVILFALLVGALPFDDDNLRNLLEKVKLGVFHMPHFIPPDCQNLLRGMIEVDPGKRLTLEQIQKHTWYLAGKNEPEPEQPVPRKVAIRMLASAEEIDPDVLESMHSLGCFRDKDKLSKDLLSEDDNQEKMIYFLLLDRKERYPSQEDQNLPPRNEIDPPRKRVDSPMLSRHGKRRPERKSMEVLSVTEGGSPVPVRRAIDMATHGQSKSVFSKSLDITNANCSKEERSRSISGASSGLSTSPLSSPRVTPHPSPRGSPLPTPKGTPVHTPKDSPAGTPSPTPPPSPSIGGMPWRTRLNSIKNSFLGSPRFHRRKMQVPTQEDMSSLTPDSSPELAKKSWFGNFINLEKEEQIFIVIRDKPLSSIKADIVHAFLSIPSLSHSVISQTSFRAEYKSTAGPTVFQKPVKFQVDITYTESTGATKENGIYSVTFTLLSGPSRRFKRVVETIQAQLLSSNDQPGIQPQISGSPLSNFFDVIKQLFSDEKNVQASHSPGAPVTPSSPAKHAPTSKPNQPLPNDSKCPSSKDKTKMAASNRTQEQP; encoded by the exons GTGGAGCGGGAGATAGCCATTCTGAAACTCATCGAACACCCCCACGTTTTAAAGCTGCACGACGTCTACGAAAACAAGAAATACCT GTATCTGGTGCTAGAGCACGTGTCCGGCGGGGAGCTGTTTGACTACCTGGTGAAGAAAGGCCGGTTAACACCCAAAGAGGCCAGAAAGTTCTTCAGACAGATCATCTCAGCCCTGGACTTCTGCCACAGCCACTCCATATG CCACAGAGATTTGAAACCTGAGAACTTGTTGTTGGACGAGAAGAACAACATCAGGATAGCAGACTTTGGCATGGCGTCTCTGCAGGTCGGGGACAGTCTGCTGGAGACCAGCTGCGG GTCTCCACACTACGCCTGCCCAGAGGTCATCAGG gGGGAGAAGTATGACGGGAGGAGAGCAGATGCATGGAGCTGTGGAGTCATCCTGTTTGCACTTTTAGTG GGCGCTCTGCCTTTTGATGACGACAACCTGAGGAATCTTCTGGAGAAGGTGAAGCTGGGAGTTTTCCACATGCCCCACTTCATCCCTCCGGACTGTCAGAACCTGCTGCGCGGAATGATTGAAGTGGACCCTGGCAAACGGCTCACA TTGGAGCAGATCCAGAAACATACATGGTACCT AGCTGGGAAAAACGAGCCTGAGCCCGAGCAGCCCGTCCCAAGGAAGGTGGCCATCAGGATGCTGGCTTCAGCAGAGGAGATCGACCCTGATGTGCTGGAGAGCATGCACTCTCTGGGCTGCTTCAGAGACAAGGACAAACTGAGCAAAGACCTGCTGTCTGAGGA TGACAACCAGGAAAAGATGATCTACTTCCTTCTGCTGGACCGTAAGGAGAGATACCCGAGCCAAGAAGACCAGAACCTCCCGCCAAGAAACGAGATCG ATCCTCCTAGGAAGCGCGTGGACTCGCCCATGCTGAGCCGTCACGGGAAGCGCAGACCTGAGCGGAAGTCCATGGAGGTGCTGAGCGTCACGGAGGGGGGGTCTCCCGTGCCGGTGCGACGAGCCATCGACATGGCAACCCACGGTCAGAG caaatctGTGTTCAGTAAAAGCTTGGATATCACAAACGCTAACTGCAGCAAGGAGGAAAG aTCACGGTCGATCAGCGGAGCCTCCTCCGGTCTGTCCACCAGTCCCCTCAGCAGTCCCCGG GTGACTCCCCACCCCTCCCCCAGAGGGAGCCCTCTCCCCACCCCCAAAGGCACCCCGGTGCACACGCCCAAGGACAGCCCGGCCGGCACGCCCAGCCCGACGCCACCGCCAAGCCCCTCCATTGGCGGGATGCCTTGGAGGACGCGCCTCAACTCCATCAAGAACAGTTTCCTGGGCTCACCGCGCTTCCACCGCAGGAAAATGCAAG TTCCCACCCAGGAAGACATGTCCAGTCTCACTCCGGACTCTTCTCCAGA ACTGGCTAAAAAGTCGTGGTTCGGCAACTTCATCAACCTGGAGAAGGAGGAGCAGATCTTCATCGTGATCAGAGACAAACCTCTGAGCTCCATAAAGGCCGACATCGTTCACGCCTTCCTCTCC ATCCCCAGTCTGAGCCACAGCGTCATCTCTCAGACCAGCTTCCGAGCCGAGTACAAGTCCACGGCCGGCCCGACAGTTTTCCAGAAGCCGGTGAAGTTCCAGGTGGACATCACCTACACCGAGAGCACCGGCGCCACCAAGGAAAACGGCATCTACTCCGTCACATTCACGCTGCTCTCAG GTCCCAGCCGACGTTTCAAGCGCGTGGTGGAGACCATCCAGGCTCAGCTGCTCAGCTCCAATGACCAGCCCGGCATCCAGCCCCAGATATCTG GCAGCCCGTTGAGTAACTTCTTTGACGTaattaaacagcttttttcagACGAGAAGAACGTCCAAGCGTCCCACTCCCCCGGCGCCCCCGTCACGCCTAGCTCCCCCGCCAAGCATGCCCCCACCAGCAAGCCCAACCAGCCCCTGCCCAATGACTCTAAATGTCCCTccagcaaagacaaaacaaagatggcTGCCAGCAACAGGACGCAGGAACAACCTTAA